The Streptomyces nigra genome includes the window CCACGGACACGGAACCGTCGGAATGAAGCACGACGACACATCGCCCCTCGCCCCGGCTCGCCGCTTCGTCGGCCGCATAGGCGAGCACTTCGAGGACGAGATGCCAGGGACCACCCGGAGCGAACTCCCCACTGTTTCGCCGGACATCCGACAGATGCGCCGTATCGACGAGACGAGCCCAGTCGTGCGTGGTGTTGACCCAGGAACCCCTCGATGCGTTCACGAGGGGAGTATCCCTGCCGGCGCCGGGGCCGATGCACGGTTTCCCGTCAGGTCTGTGCCATGTCCACGAAGCGGGAGTAGTGGCCCTGGAAGGCCACGGTGATCGTCGCGGTCGGGCCGTTACGGTGCTTGCCGACGATGATGTCCGCCTCGCCGGCGCGCGGTGACTCCTTCTCGTAGGCGTCCTCGCGGTGGAGCAGGATGACCATGTCGGCGTCCTGCTCGATGGAGCCGGACTCACGCAGGTCGGACACCATCGGCTTCTTGTCGGTGCGCTGCTCGGGACCACGGTTGAGCTGCGAGAGCGCGATGACCGGGACCTCGAGCTCCTTGGCGAGGAGCTTGAGGTTACGGGACATGTCCGAGACCTCCTGCTGACGGCTCTCGGAGCGCTTGGAGCCGCCGGACTGCATCAGCTGGAGGTAGTCGATGATCACGAGCTTGATGTCATTGCGCTGCTTCAGGCGCCGGCACTTCGCGCGGATCTCCATCATCGACAGGTTCGGAGAGTCGTCGATGTAGAGCGGTGCCGCCGATACCTCGGGCATGCGCCGGGCCAGCCGCGTCCAGTCCTCGTCCGTCATCGTGCCGGAGCGCATGTGGTGCAGGGCCACCCTCGCCTCCGCCGAGAGCAGACGCATCGCGATCTCGTTGCGCCCCATTTCCAGGGAGAAGATGACGCTCGCCAGGTTGTGCTTGATGGAGGCCGCACGCGCGAAGTCGAGTGCGAGCGTGGACTTGCCCATGGCGGGACGGGCCGCGATGACGACCATCTGGCCCGGGTGGAGCCCGTTGGTGAGCGAGTCGAGGTCGGTGAACCCGGTGGGTACGCCCGTCATCTCGCCGGTGCGGGAGCCGATCGCCTCGATCTCGTCGAGGGCGCCCTCCATGATGTCGCCGAGCGGCAGGTAGTCCTCGCTCGTGCGCTGCTCGGT containing:
- the dnaB gene encoding replicative DNA helicase — protein: MSISEPLDDPWADSGPGDRLPASRRRSDGIRSRDEQHDRGRDTGEWDGGGTPFERVPPQDLDAEQSVLGGMLLSKDAIADVVEVIKGHDFYKPAHETIFQAILDVYAKGEPADPITIAAELTKRGEINKVGGAAYLHTLVQTVPTAANAEYYAEIVHERAVLRRLVEAGTRITQMGYAADDDVDEIVNRAQAEIYAVTEQRTSEDYLPLGDIMEGALDEIEAIGSRTGEMTGVPTGFTDLDSLTNGLHPGQMVVIAARPAMGKSTLALDFARAASIKHNLASVIFSLEMGRNEIAMRLLSAEARVALHHMRSGTMTDEDWTRLARRMPEVSAAPLYIDDSPNLSMMEIRAKCRRLKQRNDIKLVIIDYLQLMQSGGSKRSESRQQEVSDMSRNLKLLAKELEVPVIALSQLNRGPEQRTDKKPMVSDLRESGSIEQDADMVILLHREDAYEKESPRAGEADIIVGKHRNGPTATITVAFQGHYSRFVDMAQT